A window of Candida orthopsilosis Co 90-125, chromosome 8 draft sequence contains these coding sequences:
- a CDS encoding Tom71 component of the TOM (translocase of outer membrane) complex produces MAESIPSRRNTYQLTLSDESKERIVKLLDYSKTIAHYGFIPFVLYLGWAASPNKPSILNLLSPFPSA; encoded by the coding sequence atGGCTGAATCTATCCcatcaagaagaaacaCATATCAATTAACTTTATctgatgaatcaaaagagAGAATCGTTAAACTTTTAGATTACTCAAAAACCATTGCTCATTATGGGTTCattccttttgttttgtatttgggTTGGGCTGCATCACCAAATAAGCCATCGATCTTGAACCTATTGTCTCCTTTCCCATCCGCTTAA
- a CDS encoding Lat1 dihydrolipoamide acetyltransferase component (E2) of pyruvate dehydrogenase complex, producing MSAALFAVSRSAMALRTAATVSAPVSIKTTSFLTLARLYSSGKFPPHTVIHMPALSPTMTSGGILEWSKKVGDELAPGEPIAEIETDKASMDFEFQEEGYLAKILKDAGSKDVPVGEPIAVYVEDASEVGAFDNFTAADAGETPKQPAPEKEEESSKPKEEESKEEPKKTESKSSSGSKSSTSSAKPSGRIFASPLAKTIALEKGISLKSVKGTGPHGRIVAKDLEGLEPAQAAAAPGAAATTTVAPSGATYEDIPLTNMRKTIATRLLQSTQQSPTYIIQSQISVSKLLKLRASLNASAEDRYKLSVNDLLIKAIAVASVRVPQVNAAWLGDQGIIRQYKNVDVSVAVATPTGLITPIIKDAHNKRLSAISNEVKDLGKRAKIGKLNPEEYQGGTICISNLGMNHAVTAFTSIINPPQSAIVAIGTTEKKAVPSDVNEQGFVFDDVLTITGTFDHRVVDGALGGEWIKELKRIVENPLEMLV from the coding sequence ATGTCTGCTGCTTTATTTGCTGTATCTAGGTCAGCAATGGCCTTACGTACTGCTGCTACTGTATCTGCTCCAGTGTCAATCAAAACTACATCTTTTTTAACCTTGGCTAGACTTTATTCATCAGGTAAATTCCCACCACATACGGTCATCCATATGCCTGCCTTATCTCCAACTATGACTTCAGGTGGTATTTTAGAATGGAGTAAGaaagttggtgatgaattggCCCCTGGTGAACcaattgctgaaattgaaactgataAAGCGTCAAtggattttgaatttcaagaaGAAGGTTATTTAGCCAAGATTTTAAAAGATGCTGGTTCTAAAGATGTTCCAGTTGGGGAGCCAATTGCTGTTTATGTTGAAGATGCTAGTGAGGTTGGTGCTTTTGACAACTTCACTGCTGCTGATGCTGGTGAAACACCAAAACAACCAGCACcagaaaaggaagaagaatcatCAAAGCCAAAGGAAGAGGAATCTAAAGAAGAACCAAAAAAGACCGAatctaaatcatcatctggTTCAAAATCCTCCACTTCTTCTGCTAAACCATCAGGAAGAATCTTTGCATCGCCATTGGCCAAGACCATTGCTTTGGAAAAGGGTATCTCATTGAAACTGGTTAAAGGTACTGGTCCACATGGTAGAATTGTTGCCAAAGATCTTGAAGGTCTTGAACCAGCACAAGCTGCTGCCGCCCCAGGTGCTGCTGCAACCACCACTGTTGCTCCATCAGGTGCCACTTATGAAGATATCCCATTAACCAACATGAGAAAGACAATTGCCACCAGATTATTACaatcaactcaacaatCACCAACTTACATCATCCAATCACaaatttcagtttcaaaattattgaaattacGTGCATCATTAAATGCATCAGCTGAAGATAGATATAAATTATCAGTAAATGATCTTTTAATTAAAGCTATTGCTGTCGCTTCAGTTAGAGTACCACAAGTAAATGCTGCTTGGTTGGGTGACCAAGGTATTATCAGACAATACAAGAATGTTGATGTTTCAGTTGCTGTTGCTACTCCAACTGGTTTAATTACTCCAATTATTAAAGATGCCCACAACAAGAGATTATCAGCCATTTCTAACGAAGTTAAAGATTTGGGTAAAAGAGCCAAGATTGGTAAATTGAACCCAGAAGAATATCAAGGTGGTACCATTTGTATTTCCAACTTGGGTATGAATCATGCTGTTACTGCCTTTACTTCGATTATCAACCCACCACAATCAGCAATTGTTGCTATTGGAACAACTGAAAAGAAAGCAGTACCTAGTGATGTTAATGAACAAGGTTTCGTCTTTGATGATGTCTTGACTATTACTGGTACTTTTGATCATagagttgttgatggtgcTCTTGGAGGTGAATGGATTAAAGAATTAAAgagaattgttgaaaaccCATTGGAAATGTTGGTTTAG
- a CDS encoding Dcc1 protein (involved in sister chromatid cohesion and telomere length maintenance) — MTSVPVYQQLRPDANFTYKLIQLPPNLLSHLSFGDCNAKYLDLKTKPINPNAAPSSDDSEGDTVVVCTRDSTFKLRQNNHSNCVLLMNQRRINHDQRDGDNGDRNEDAEALMGFSRSNYVYELTQIPGSILDILPEYNNRQNGATQLGKKFMSRNKLAELSPCSPTEFDKIYIDSCLCEITNENNDKFVYKLTQNVISQILHTFITYLISESKQTQSFTIDKLTLHCNVAFKSWQPSMIDAVIFKFTICAREDSQNRPNPTVTNDGLLPGPLRLHDDAITRWFGIQELSKLAHSFGTPTTVADFLLNWKTALPSFYNVPLDIVQLRGHYYTANTTNTTNSSSQLVYFINQSSLSRDVATRFKQLLTIQSNWKYDEFVACLQPVLEHGKKVDTVILKYGKKKRVKRDQFVVCGR; from the coding sequence ATGACATCGGTACCAGtatatcaacaacttcgACCCGATGCTAATTTCACCTACAAATTAATTCAACTCCCACCTAATCTTCTATCGCATTTGTCATTTGGTGATTGCAATGCAAAATACcttgatttgaaaaccaAACCTATAAATCCAAATGCTGCACCATCTTCAGATGATAGTGAGGGTGatactgttgttgtgtGTACTCGGGATTCAACATTCAAATTACGACAAAATAATCATTCTAATTGTGTCTTACTCATGAATCAGCGTCGAATCAATCATGATCAAAGAGATGGTGATAATGGTGATCGTAACGAAGATGCGGAGGCGTTGATGGGGTTCAGCCGAAGTAACTATGTTTATGAATTGACACAAATTCCCGGCTCAATTTTAGATATTTTGCCTGAATACAACAACCGCCAAAATGGCGCTACTCAATTAGGTAAAAAGTTCATGTCAAGGAATAAATTGGCTGAATTGAGTCCTTGTTCGCCcactgaatttgataaaatttaCATTGACTCATGTCTCTGTGAAATAACTAATGAAAACAACGACAAATTTGTTTACAAACTAACCCAAAATGTAATTTCACAAATTTTGCATACTTTTATCACGTATTTAATCAGtgaatcaaaacaaactcAAAGTTTCACTATAGATAAGCTTACTTTACATTGTAATGTGGCCTTCAAAAGTTGGCAACCATCAATGATTGATGCTGTAATTTTTAAATTCACAATTTGTGCTCGAGAGGATTCTCAAAATCGACCAAACCCCACAGTCACCAATGATGGTCTTTTACCTGGTCCATTACGATTGCATGATGATGCCATAACTCGTTGGTTTGGTATTCAAGAACTATCAAAACTAGCACATTCCTTCGGCACACCAACTACAGTGGCTGATTTCttattgaattggaagacTGCATTACCTTCATTCTACAACGTTCCATTGGATATTGTTCAACTACGCGGCCACTACTACACTGcaaacaccaccaacaccacTAACAGTTCATCCCAGTTGGtttatttcatcaatcaatcatcCCTAAGTCGTGATGTCGCCACTCgattcaaacaattgctTACAATTCAATCTAATTGGAaatatgatgaatttgtGGCTTGTTTGCAACCAGTGTTGGAACATGGTAAGAAAGTCGATACGGTGATCTTGAAATAtgggaaaaagaaacggGTTAAACGggatcaatttgttgtatGTGGGAGGTAA
- a CDS encoding Rnh35 ribonuclease H2 catalytic subunit: MSLAAVEPTLATGTVAANLKRDISEVEQEQILDQQQNEQTSTKVDEDITPTTKKVKLNTSNWTPPSITSISNFEEFKTSTYISQIPHEISQSPTKPVVIGIDEAGRGPVLGPMVYGLAYSLKEFSGKLQKTYGFADSKQLTDDKRQQLFQMIEDVEQHELNKHIGWATTTMTAKDISSGMLRSVHGIGAYNLNEQAHDATINLIKSVIEQGVNVTEIYVDTVGPPISYQAKLKKHFPTIDITVAKKADSIYPIVSTASVVAKVTRDLNIRHYNTHLPLLQDHKLGSGYPSDPNTSYWLNHNVDPVFGWCFGFIRFSWQTAKDALIRHGAVDVIYQDDCVKEKGYKDVSEMFIDVNKSSGGRINKSQFNSDDVNLL, from the coding sequence ATGTCACTTGCAGCTGTAGAACCCACATTAGCTACTGGAACAGTAGCtgcaaatttgaagagaGATATTTCTgaagttgaacaagaaCAGATACTagatcaacaacagaatGAACAAACATCAACCAAAGTGGATGAGGATATCACTCCAACCACcaaaaaagtaaaattAAATACATCCAACTGGACACCACCGTCTATCACCAGtatatccaattttgaagagTTCAAAACATCAACCTATATATCACAAATTCCTCATGAAATATCCcaatcaccaacaaaaccaGTTGTTAttggtattgatgaagcagGTAGAGGACCAGTACTAGGTCCCATGGTATATGGTTTAGCATATTCCCTTAAAGAGTTCCTGGgtaaattgcaaaagacGTATGGATTTGCTGActcaaaacaattgactGATGATAAACGACAACaattatttcaaatgattgaagatgttgaacAACATGAATTAAATAAACATATTGGATGGGCTACTACAACAATGACAGCTAAGGATATATCACTGGGGATGTTACGTTCAGTTCATGGAATTGGAGCATATAACTTAAATGAACAAGCACATGATGCTACTATCAATTTAATTAAACTGGTTATTGAACAAGGTGTCAATGTAACTGAAATTTATGTTGATACAGTAGGACCACCAATTTCATATCAAGCTAAACTAAAGAAACATTTCCCTACAATCGATATCACAGTAGCTAAGAAAGCAGATAGTATATATCCCATAGTATCAACAGCATCGGTCGTGGCCAAAGTGACGAGAGATTTGAACATCCGTCATTATAATACTCATTTACCACTATTGCAAGATCATAAGTTAGGTTCAGGATATCCCAGTGACCCAAATACTAGTTATTGGTTAAATCATAATGTTGATCCTGTATTTGGGTGGTGTTTTGGATTTATACGATTTTCATGGCAAACAGCCAAAGATGCATTGATTAGACATGGAGCTGTTGACGTAATATATCAGGATGACTGTGTTAAGGAGAAAGGATATAAAGATGTTTCGGAGATGTTTATTGATGTGAATAAGAGTAGTGGCGGAAGAATTAATAAGAGTCAGTTCAATAGTGATGATGTTAATTTGCTTTAG
- a CDS encoding Nik1 histidine kinase (involved in a two-component signaling pathway that regulates cell wall biosynthesis), which produces MLVSSYSQQDLLKILQDPALYQQKHMEIRNDLIKQIRQQDLVINDYNNELEVCKTANKAFKQALSEIGTVVISVAMGDLSKKVEIHTVESDPEILKVKITINTMMDQLQTFANEVTKVATEVANGELGGQAKNEGSVGIWRSLTDNVNIMALNLTNQVREIADVTRAVARGDLSRKINVHAQGEILQLQMTINTMVDQLRTFAFEVSKVARDVGVLGILGGQALIENVEGIWKELTDNVNAMALNLTTQVRNIANVTTAVAKGDLSKKVTADCKGEILNLKLTINQMVDRLLKFASEVTTLSREVGTLGILGGQANVQDVEGAWKAVTENVNLMATNLTNQVRSIATVTTAVAHGDLSQKIDVHAQGEILQLKNTINKMVDSLQLFASEVSKVARDVGINGKLGIQAQVSDVDGLWKEITSNVNTMASNLTSQVRAFAQITAAATDGDFTRFITVEASGEMDALKTKINQMVLNLRESIQRNTAAREAAELANSAKSEFLANMSHEIRTPLNGIIGMTQLSLDTELTQYQREMLSIVHNLANSLLTIIDDILDISKIEANRMTVEQIDFSLRGTVFGALKTLAVKAIEKNLDLTYQCDSSFPDNLIGDSFRLRQVILNLAGNAIKFTKEGKVSVSVKKSDKTVPDSDKLLLEVCVSDTGIGIEKDKLGLIFDTFCQADGSTTRKFGGTGLGLSISKQLIHLMGGEIWVTSEYGSGSNFYFTVSVSPSNIRYTRQTEQLLPFSNHYVLFVSTEHSQEELAEIENAIVELGLNPIIVNNIEEANLSEPIRYDIIMIDSIDTAKKLRLLSEVKYIPLVLVHHSIPELNMRVCIDLGISSYGNTPCSMTDLASALIPALESRSISQNTDESVKYNILLAEDNLVNQKLAVRILEKHGHHVEVVENGLEAFEAIQKNKYDVVLMDVQMPVMGGFESVEKIRQWEKKSNPIDSLTFRTPIIALTAHAMLGDREKSLAKGMDDYVSKPLKPKLLMQTINKCIHNINQLKELSKQNNNTDFAKKLKKGVIQSSTTNSGGGNGGSGRSRTDSNTSVSSHASNASSPSRSSPGGCGATSGNNASYSTYQQYQHQYPPAFNQSRSSPSLNVTSSGSPRDSQFKANNNISSSNDYSHQGGSTENGLFATLAAGLRPGQLNSNNRSVTESVLTFTSSKITELGDGDVDVDVDVDVDVDGERDDRTAVAAGGSSDVNGDDIMDIDVPRN; this is translated from the coding sequence ATGTTAGTTTCTTCCTACTCACAACAAGATCTTCTCAAAATACTACAAGATCCCGCTTTGTATCAACAGAAACATATGGAGATTCgaaatgatttgattaaacaAATTAGACAACAAGACCTCGTCATAAACGATTACAATAACGAATTGGAAGTATGTAAAACTGCCAACAAAGCTTTCAAACAAGCCTTATCTGAAATCGGTACTGTGGTTATATCGGTTGCCATGGGTGATTTATCGAAAAAGGTAGAAATTCATACAGTTGAGAGTGATCCGGAAATCTTGAAAGTTAAGATCACGATAAACACCATGATGGATCAATTACAAACATTTGCCAACGAGGTGACCAAAGTTGCCACTGAAGTTGCCAATGGTGAATTGGGAGGACAGGCCAAAAATGAAGGGTCAGTTGGTATATGGCGTTCTTTGACAGATAATGTCAATATTATGGCTCTTAATTTGACTAATCAAGTTAGAGAAATTGCTGATGTTACTCGAGCTGTTGCTAGAGGAGACTTGTCGCGTAAAATCAATGTTCACGCTCAAGGGGAAATTTTACAATTACAAATGACTATAAATACAATGGTGGATCAATTGAGAACTTTTGCATTTGAAGTATCTAAAGTAGCCAGAGATGTTGGTGTCTTGGGTATTCTAGGTGGACAAGCTTTAATTGAAAACGTGGAAGgtatttggaaagaattgaCCGATAATGTAAATGCCATGGCGTTGAATTTGACCACACAAGTGAGAAATATTGCTAATGTTACTACTGCTGTTGCCAAGGgtgatttatcaaaaaaggTTACGGCTGATTGTAAAGGTGAgattttaaatttgaaattgacaatcAATCAGATGGTGGATCGGTTATTGAAGTTTGCTTCCGAAGTGACTACACTATCAAGAGAAGTCGGTACTTTGGGTATATTGGGAGGTCAAGCCAATGTTCAAGATGTTGAAGGTGCTTGGAAAGCAGTCACGGAAAACGTTAACCTAATGGCTACAAATTTAACTAACCAAGTAAGATCAATTGCCACGGTTACCACTGCTGTTGCTCATGGTGATTTATCGCAAAAGATTGATGTTCATGCTCAGGGTgaaattttacaattgaaaaacaccatcaacaagatgGTGGACTCCTTGCAATTGTTTGCTTCGGAAGTGTCAAAAGTCGCTCGAGATGTCGGTATAAATGGTAAATTAGGTATTCAAGCTCAAGTTAGTGATGTTGATGGGTTATGGAAGGAAATTACCTCCAATGTCAATACAATGGCCTCAAATTTGACATCACAAGTGAGGGCTTTTGCCCAAATTACTGCTGCTGCCACGGATGGTGATTTCACTCGTTTCATTACAGTTGAAGCTTCAGGAGAAATGGACGCATTAAAGACAAAGATTAATCAAAtggttttgaatttaaGAGAATCTATTCAAAGAAATACTGCTGCCAGAGAAGCGGCCGAATTGGCAAATAGTGCCAAGTCAGAATTCTTGGCTAACATGTCGCACGAGATTAGAACCCCATTGAATGGTATTATTGGTATGACACAATTATCTTTGGATACTGAATTGACGCAATATCAAAGAGAAATGTTGTCTATTGTTCATAACTTGGCAAACTCGTTGTTGACGatcattgatgatattttggATATCTCCAAGATTGAAGCTAATAGAATGActgttgaacaaattgactTTTCATTAAGAGGTACTGTATTTGGAGCATTGAAGACATTGGCGGTCAAAGCTATTGAAAAGAACTTGGATTTAACATATCAATGTGATTCTTCATTCCCAGATAATTTAATCGGTGATTCATTCAGATTGAGACAAGTTATATTGAATCTTGCTGGTAATGCCATTAAGTTTACCAAGGAAGGTAAAGTTAGTGTGAGTGTTAAAAAATCAGACAAGACAGTGCCTGACTCGgacaagttgttgttggaagtTTGTGTTTCTGATACTGGAATTGGTATTGAAAAGGATAAATTGggattgatttttgatACATTTTGTCAAGCAGATGGATCTACTACTAGAAAATTCGGTGGTACCGGGTTAGGTTTATCTATTtccaaacaattgattcacTTAATGGGTGGGGAAATTTGGGTTACCTCGGAATATGGTTCAGGATCGAATTTCTACTTTACCGTCTCGGTATCACCTTCAAATATTAGGTACACTAGACAAACTGAACAATTATTACCATTTAGTAATCATTACGTGTTGTTTGTGTCTACTGAACATAGCCAAGAAGAATTGGctgagattgaaaatgctattgttgaattgggtTTGAATCCAATTATTGTCAACAATATAGAAGAGGCTAACTTGTCAGAACCAATCAGGTATGACATTATCATGATCGATTCAATCGACACCGCGAAGAAGCTACGCTTATTATCGGAAGTGAAATATATCCCATTGGTTTTGGTGCATCATTCGATTCCTGAATTAAATATGCGTGTATGTATTGATTTGGGTATCTCATCTTATGGAAACACCCCATGTTCAATGACTGATTTAGCCAGTGCATTGATTCCAGCGTTGGAATCACGTTCAATCTCACAAAACACTGATGAATCAGTCAAGTACAACATTTTACTTGCTGAAGATAACTTGGTGAATCAGAAATTGGCGGTACGTATATTGGAAAAACATGGTCACcatgttgaagttgttgaaaatgggTTAGAAGCATTCGAAGCtattcaaaagaataaatatgatgttgttttgatgGATGTGCAGATGCCAGTAATGGGCGGATTTGAATCAGTGGAAAAGATTAGACAATgggaaaagaaatcaaaccCAATTGATTCGTTGACTTTTAGAACTCCGATTATTGCATTAACTGCTCATGCAATGTTGGGAGATCGTGAGAAATCGTTAGCTAAAGGAATGGATGATTATGTATCAAAACcattgaaaccaaaattatTGATGCAAACGATAAATAAATGTATTCataatatcaatcaattgaaggaattatcaaaacagAATAATAATACCGATTTCGCTAAAAAGTTAAAGAAAGGTGTCAttcaatcatcaacaactaaTAGTGGTGGAGGAAATGGTGGAAGTGGTAGATCAAGGACAGATTCTAATACATCTGTATCTTCCCATGCATCCAATGCTAGTTCGCCTTCAAGGTCATCTCCTGGAGGATGTGGTGCAACTTCAGGAAATAATGCATCGTATTCTACATACCAACAGTATCAACACCAGTACCCACCAGCTTTCAATCAATCGAGATCCTCACCTTCGTTGAATGTGACCTCAAGTGGATCACCAAGGGACTCACAATTCAAAGCCAATAATAACATCTCTAGCAGTAACGATTATTCACATCAAGGAGGCTCCACTGAGAATGGTTTATTTGCCACATTGGCAGCTGGTTTACGACCAGGACAATTGAATCTGAATAATCGATCAGTTACTGAAAGTGTCTTGACTTTTACGTCGAGTAAGATTACCGAATTGggtgatggtgatgtgGATGTGGATGTGGATGTGGATGTGGATGTGGATGGTGAGCGAGACGATAGaactgctgttgctgctggtgGATCTAGTGATGTTAATGGAGATGATATAATGGATATCGATGTGCCGAGAAATTAA
- a CDS encoding Flx1 protein (S. cerevisiae homolog FLX1 has FAD transmembrane transporter activity, has role in FAD transport and localizes to mitochondrion) codes for MNKQDVDHHHFKQATTPRFSSRQVESIAGLCAGFATTIITHPLDIIKIRLQLSHTITKEGNTKGRPFQSVLDIIRQINQDARFQAKQFSLQSTTHSLRKFIGVNYLIQYYRGLAPNLIGNISAWGCYFALYAEFKSHIHTSNLTINYFTSSSLAGITTSILTNPIWVLKTRIIAKSTNESGAYRSVWDGIRTMIRDESIASFWKGSIPSMFQVFQASLQITIYDHLKNYIFKKKPNTEGDFTAVAPHLSTAQYLYTSATSKIISTLVMYPTQVIKSRLQNSHQSNTTIVQVIRNLYFKEGGFLAFYKGLSANIIRVVPATCITFVVYEHVKRILIE; via the coding sequence ATGAATAAACAGGATGTTGACCACCACCACTTTAAACAAGCCACTACTCCACGCTTTTCTTCACGACAAGTTGAGTCGATAGCAGGACTTTGTGCAGGGTtcgcaacaacaatcattaCTCATCCCCTCGATATAATCAAAATACGACTTCAATTATCCCATACAATTACCAAAGAAGGTAATACAAAAGGGAGGCCTTTTCAATCGGTACTTGACATTATACGACAAATTAACCAAGATGCAAGGTTTCAGGCAAAACAGTTTTCTTTGCAATCAACGACACATTCTTTGCGCAAATTCATTGGTGTTAACTACTTAATTCAGTATTATCGTGGATTGGCGCCAAATTTAATCGGTAATATATCAGCATGGGGATGCTATTTTGCCCTTTATGCAGAATTTAAGAGTCACATACACACATCGAACTTAACTATAAATTATTTTACAAGTTCTTCATTGGCTGGGATCACCACATCAATCTTAACTAACCCCATCTGGGTTCTTAAAACTCGTATAATTGCGAAATCTACGAACGAATCGGGCGCTTATAGATCGGTTTGGGATGGGATACGAACTATGATTCGTGATGAAAGTATTGCAAGCTTTTGGAAGGGGTCAATACCTAGTATGTTTCAAGTTTTCCAAGCAAGTTTACAAATTACCATTTAtgatcatttgaagaattacATATTCAAGAAGAAACCTAACACAGAAGGGGATTTTACTGCTGTTGCACCCCATCTATCCACAGCACAATATTTGTATACATCAGCAACGTCAAAGATTATTAGTACGTTGGTAATGTACCCAACACAagtaatcaaatcaagGTTACAAAATAgtcatcaatcaaatacaacTATAGTGCAAGTGATACGcaatttgtatttcaaagaGGGTGGGTTTCTAGCATTTTATAAAGGTTTGAGTGCCAATATCATTAGGGTTGTTCCCGCTACTTGTATTACCTTTGTTGTATATGAGCATGTGAAGCGGATTTTAATAGAATAA
- a CDS encoding Dfi1 cell-surface associated glycoprotein — protein MKSPTSEKQQFHLHRHNHSQLNSNNKNHESKLHQYRTIFKSFLFMTILLSMGYLCLSSTSTSSCLQSLIPNRSSKITATALACTSSSTNTVSPAPAIAATTTTTTFTSIDNSDNHEQTLGFHRKRARQAKQKKQKKHRQEKRADNSTSDGFSDLSSTSNGGFGSTSSDISSTSSGFGQPSSSTSSFLFPSSSSSSSFSSSSLSSSSSSTTSFGDTFSSSSSSSSSSSSTGFGTSSFETSSDRSSSSSSSSSSSTTSSSTSSSSFASETGETSSSSSTSSSSSSTEAPETTSETSTTSSTEDDDTTSSTSSGSSRHVTTLSSVENGKTVVVTQTSLISSQATETGDSNNRNSNNNGGGLSQTNKIVVGVVVGVGGSILVGIIAVLFYLKRRNNRDPEAGWTFWRKNEKLGSDEFFNGELGVRDRNINQGSNF, from the coding sequence ATGAAGAGTCCAACATCAGAGAAACAGCAATTCCATCTTCACCGTCATAACCATAGCCAACTTAACTCTAACAACAAAAACCATGAGTCAAAACTACATCAATATAGAACCATattcaaaagtttcttATTCATGACAATCTTGCTATCAATGGGCTATTTATGTCtctcatcaacatcaacatcatcatgCTTACAATCTTTAATACCCAATAGAAGCAGTAAAATCACGGCTACTGCACTTGCTTGCACCTCAAGCTCAACTAATACAGTTTCACCTGCACCAGCTATTGCAGCCACAACAACCACTACAACATTCACTTCAATAGACAACAGCGATAATCATGAACAAACTTTGGGTTTCCATAGGAAAAGAGCTAGACAAGccaaacaaaagaaacaaaagaaacatcGTCAAGAGAAAAGAGCTGATAATTCAACTAGTGATGGATTTTCTGAtttatcttcaacttcaaatggTGGTTTTGGTAGTACTTCAAGCGACATTAGTAGTACCTCATCTGGATTTGGCCAACCTTCATCAAGTACATCTTCATTCTTGTTTCCAAGTTCATCAagttcatcatcattcaGTAGTTCCAgtttatcatcatcttcatcatcaaccacTTCATTTGGAGAtacattttcatcttcttcttcatcatcatcatcatcatcatctactGGATTTGGcacttcatcatttgaaacaCTGAGTGATCGTTCTAgctcctcctcctcctcctcttcatcatcaacaactagCTCATCCActtcctcatcttcatttgcTTCAGAGACTGGTGAAACTAGCTCATCAAGCTCAacctcatcttcatcctcGTCAACCGAAGCACCAGAAACCACTTCTGAAACCAGTACCACATCTTCAACTGAAGATGACGACACCAcctcatcaacatcatcaggATCATCACGTCATGTAACAACTTTAAGTTCAGTTGAAAATGGTAAAACAGTAGTTGTTACTCAAacatcattgatttcttcaCAAGCTACAGAAACAGGTGATTCCAATAACCGTAACTCGAACAACAACGGCGGTGGATTATCCCAAACTAACAAAATTGTCGTTGGTGTAGTTGTTGGAGTTGGTGGATCAATTTTAGTTGGTATAATTGCCGTTTTGTTCTAtctcaaaagaagaaacaaccGTGATCCTGAAGCTGGATGGACCTTTTGGAggaaaaatgaaaaattgggtagtgatgaatttttcaatggtgAATTGGGAGTTAGAGATAGAAATATTAATCAAGGATCAAATTTTTAG